Genomic DNA from Pelosinus sp. UFO1:
ATGATTGCCCGCGCACCCTGATGGGGCATGTAAAATGGGCACCCCCTTAGGCAAAGCAGTCACTGTAGCCATCGCTCCGCCCAATGCACAGGTAAAACGAGGTCGTTCAATAAAATTACTCATTCGCCTTGGGCCTCCCCCTTCTTGATGTAAGTAAATGGATCTTGGTCATACCATTCCTTGGAATAGGGCAAGTTGACCCACCTACTAATATTTTGGTTAAAATTAGGGTTCGTTAATTGGCGATGTAAGCGGCGAGCCAATTGATAAGCTCCTTGATAGCCGACAAATTGGAGACCAACATTATAAATAACAGTGGTTGCCACACCAAGTTTAGCTGCCGTAGCATTGCCATTCATATGCCCAAGAAAAATATCAGGCTTAACTCGGCGCAATAAATTTGCTTCCTCAAAAGGTTGGCAGTTCGCAATATTAAGCGGAAAATCTTTAGCCGTAATTTGGGCAAGTTTCTCATATTCTGTATCAGCAAATTCATCATGGTGATACGACCGAACTGCCACAACCTCAAAGCCAAGCTCTGCGAGTAAGATTGCAGTTGAAAGTGCCCGAAATTCTCCAGCACTAACAAATACTTTTTTACCACTAAATAGTGGTTTGAATTCTTCTAATGCTTTTTTCAGTTCTATTTCTTCCCCTTTAATGAACTCCTCTACCTCGTTTGTCAAGCCAAAAAACTCAGCAACACCACGTAACCACTCACCCGTGTTACTTATCCCAATTGGCATATGCTTAATGATATAGGGAATATTGTATTTCTCCTTTAAATAAGTGAGCATATAGTCATCGTGAGTAGGGCAAGTGCTAATTGAAAGATCAGCATGAGTCATAGCATACATTTTTTCTGGTTTTGCAAATACGGGAAAGATATTAACATTTAATCCGAGGGCTGTAAGCAATCTCTCCAACTCTACTTCATCAATACGTCCCATGGAAGAGACATTCATTAAATTAACTGTCGGTTTTTTGGGTTTTTCCATGGCAATATTTTCTGATGTTTCCTGGAGCATAACCCGGCCAAGAGCATGATATACTGCATCGTAGGCCGTTGCCCATATCTTAGTTTTAAAACCTTCGCAATGAACAGGAAGAAGTTTAGCCGAAACTTCCGACTGGAGCCGCTGGGCTACACTATCAATATCATCACCGATAATTCCTGGAACGCAACCAGCCACAACAAAGATAATTGTTGGGCTATAACGACGATCTACCTCACGGATCGCTTCTTCTAATTTTTCTTCACCACCGCAAATAACATCCCGTTCATCAAGAGCTGTCGACAACCACACTCCATCTTTTACAGCACCCCAGCGATGAACATTGCCAGCTCTCACTGCTGCATTGCCGCCATGAGCGGAAGAACCACAACCCACGGCACCATGCATTAAAACAACACTATTAGGAATACTGTTCATCATACCTAACGCAGGTAACAACAAGCAGATACTATTCTGCGAAAAACTTCGTTCCCCATCGGGAATGCAGCATTTCATCTTACGGTTTGCCATATCAGCTAGAGTTCCGCCAGAAGCAATACAAGCATGTAAGCGATGCTCTCTACGTGGTGGTTCTTTTTGTTCAAAGTTACTCATTTATTGCACCCCAGGCAAACGTACAAATATTTTTTTCTTCAATTGTTCCACATCTGTACTCGCATCAAGGACTCCAATGGCTTTCATTTCTCTAACAGCATTGTCTACTGCTTTTTCGCCACCATCAAGGGATGGTATATAGTTATAACTTTTTAAAAGTCTCGCCACTAACCCTGCGTCTCCTGGAATATATTTTTTATCAATAATGAGCTTTGCAGCTTCATCTTGATGTTCTTGTACCCACTTAGCGCCCTTCATCATACCCCTAGTAATTGCTGCTGCAGTCGCCGGATCTGTGCGATATAGTTTGCCGCTGATTGTTGCCATGCAGCAATATTCATCATGATAAGGCATATCATGGGCGGTATCCAATAGCTTAATGCCACTTCCTTTGGCAATTACCATTTCAGCCATAGGGTCAGTTAACGCAATTGCATCAGCTTCTCCCCGGTTCAATACTCCCTCTAACTCAGAGGCGGGGTAGGCCTTCCATTGAACATCTTTTTTGAAATCCAAACCAGCATGAGCCATTGCACGAGATGCGAGGATCATTGGCCCATCACCCATACCATTATTGGCAATGACTTTCCCTTTTAAATCAGTAATATTTTTTATATTGGAATTTTCCTTTACTAAAATTTGGATACAACCTGTATGAATACCTGATGTAAATACGGCATCTACGCCTTGTTCAAAAGGTTTTACCCACTTCATAACCATACCACTTGAAGCATCAATTTTTCCAGTTGCCAGGGATTCCTTCAAGGTATCAAAATCAACTTTAACCAACTCGACATCCAATCCTTCTTCTTTAAACAATCCTTTTTCAAAAGCACTGAATATAAATGCTTCACAAGCACCACCCGAGTAGCCGATTTTAACTTTTTTCGGTCCAGTTGATGCTGTCGTTGCTACTGGACTTTGACTACAACCAGTTATCAAGAGTGCTAATAATAATAAAATACAAGTCAAGCTAGTAGCAATTAGTTTACTTTTCTTCATTTATAATATCGCTCCTCACTATCTAATTTTGAAAATATTATCTATCATCATAGATAATATTCTGGCTTATTTTTGCCAGCAAAATGAAGTAACTCTAAAATTTGAGACCTTATTTCTACAAAATCTGGATAATTACGACTACGAGGCCTTGGAATATGAACATCAACTATTTTAGCGATTTTACCTGGGCGCGGTGTCATGACCACAATACGATCACTAAGATATATCGCTTCATCAATATCATGTGTGACAAATACAATGGTCGTGCCTCGACTTTCCCAAATGCGCAACAATTCATCTTGCATATTCATACGGGTAAATGCATCAAGTGCTCCTAATGGTTCATCCATCAGTAGCACTTTAGGATGATTCACAAGGGCTCTAGCCAATGCTGCCCGTTGCGCCATACCACCAGATAATTGATATGGATAGGAATTCTCAAACCCAGCTAAACCTACCAATCCGATATATTCCTCCACCTCCCTTTGACTTTGCCGCCCAATTCCCCGAGCATCAAGTCCCACTCCTACATTTTGCTGGATTGTCAACCAAGGAAATAAGGTAGGATCTTGAAAAACTAATCCACGAAAATAATGGGGACCTTCAACAACTTCACCATCAAGAGTAATACTGCCAGCTGTTGGTTTTTCTAGACCAGCAATTAATCTAAGTAGAGTCGACTTACCGCAACCACTAGGACCCAGTAACGATACAAACTCCCCTGGTCGAATGTCTAGATTAACCCCTTCCAATGCAATTACTTGGGCTCCAGTAGGATCGATAAATAATTTTTGTACTTGATTAATATCTAAAGCTCCACCGCCTTCAGCAATCTTTTTTGCTGCACTTGTTACCATTTAATCAACCCCTTCTGCCACACTAAGACTTTATCACGAACTTTAAACAGCACCGTAATAATACTAGAAAAGAGTATGGACATAACGATCAATGCCGCATATACTTTACTAAATTCAGCCCAGCCCTGTGCCCACGTAATAAACCACCCTAGACCCGCTTTTACACCTAACATTTCTCCCACAATTAAGGTAACAAATGCTACGCCCATACTCATAAATAACCCTACAAAAATGGATGGCATTGCAGCTGGCAGAGCAACCCTTGTGATTAGGTAAAATTCACTAGCTCCTAGACTGCGTGCTACTTCATAATAAGCTTTATTTACATTTGCAATACCAGACCATGTCATCACCGTGATGGGAAACCAGCAAGCTAAAACTAGTAAGAAGATACTGGCTGAAAAACTATTAGGAAAAGCGACCATGGCAATGGGAATCCAAGCTGTCGCTGGTATGGGTCCAATCATTTTTAGAACAGGGTTCACCCAATAATGAAAACGGGGATACCATCCCATCAACACGCCCGTCGGCAATCCTAGCAAAGCACCAAGGCCATATCCGATGAATAATAATCGAAGAGAATATAGCGCGCTGATTCCAAGTGTCTCCCATTCATTAATTAATGCCGCCATCACCATACCAGGTGAAGGGAAATATGGTAGTGGTAACAAAGCTAGTTTCAACGTCACTACATCCCAAACAATTAAAAATCCAGTAAAAGCTGCTAACAGTGGAGCTTTCGTTACAAATTTTGACTGTAACTTAGGAAAATAGTTCCCCAAAAATCCAACAACAATAAATAGAATGCTAACAAGTGCTATGATCCAAGTAAAGTAAGGTTTCTGAAAAAATGGCTGCTTATTGGGAAGCAGTGTATGTTCTGCTAAGAGCAAAACAGTAAGGATCAAAGGCAACAACATTGGAATCCACTTAGCGCCATAGGAACTTTTACTGACAACGGTCTGCTTAGATGGCACATTTATTGTTGACGGGGTGATCATAGAATTTGGCATAAGAATACCTCCTTTGAAAAGTTTGTTCTCTAAAATTCAACTCTGATCAATCCTAGCATCCAATATAAGAAACTCCCATTGCTTACCCTAACTCGCTTACGTTAAAACCAGCTAGTTTATCCTGTAATGAACTCCAAGATCGATTAGCAAAAATGAGCGGTACGCCTTGGGACTTAGCCATATTTTTAATATTTTTAGCTGTTGCATGATTGATATAGTCAATAAAAATCACAATTAAAGCTGTCGATAATGAGCATTTGAATTTTTTTCGATCGCTAACATTTCTGCCAGTTACATGCTCAATTGTATGAATTCCCATCATCTGCAAATTTTTCTCAATGTTGCCCAAATGATCTGCGCCAACTAGCATAACTGACATATTCTCACCTCCTTTATAATAAAAATGAGACTGGTTTTTTCCTATGAGAAAAAACCAGCCTCTGGTTATCCAGTCAGCTTTTTTTTAAAAAATAAAGGCTAAAAGAATCCCTTACCCAGGACTCTTTTAGCCTTCATTTGTCATGATCAGCTAATACATGATTTAATTAATAGTAATATAACACCTCTCATTATCCTTGTCAATCATTTTTATTGTATCTAACTAAATATAACTTCTGATAAATTCAAAAATCTTAAGATTTAAAAAACTACATATACTTCTTCAATTTTTAAATGTGACTGATCAGTTCGTTTTTTATCTCTATTCTTCTTTTGAACCTGTCTGTAATTCAACATCCCCTATATAATCGTGCGCACCCCTAATAAAAGCTTGAACGTTTTCTAACGGTACACTAGGTGGAATATCACAACCAGGCATTAATACGAATTTTCCTTCTTCCCCTGCTTCCACTATACATTCTCTGGCTGCTACCACTACCTCTTCCACTGATCGATCTCTTAATATCATGGGATTTACATTTCCAGCCAATACTACTTTATTAGTCAAAACCTCCTTTGCATATCTAAGGCTAACTTTATAATCAACAGACAATAAATCAACACCTAGATGAGGAACCACAGACAATCGATCTGTAATATTTCCGCAGATATGAAGCGTAATGACAGCGCCTAATTGTTTCAAACGTTCATTCACTTTAGTCAAATAAGGTGCAACAAATTCTTCAAAATGACGTAATGATATTAAATCACCAGAAGCTGTTGGTTCAGCAATCGATAAGATGGCTGCACCTCTTGCCACTGTAGGTGCCAAGTATTGAAAACACACTTCACTGGCAAAATCCAACAAAGCATGGATGCTTGCTTTATCTTTGTATAAACCAATCATCAGTTTTTCAACACCCAAAAATTGCCCAGCCAGCGTAAAGGGTCCCCAACTTGATGTCCCAACCAAATATTCTTTACCTGCGGTTCTATCTGTAGTTTCTATCATCTGCCGAACTGAGGCTATCCACCTATTTTTATCTAAAGAACCAATCTCGATACTATCAAGATCAGCGATGCGATGTAACAATGGTTCTATTACGTCAATATTCCCTTGAGGACGAAATTTAATGCTCCCCCCCAATGCTTCAACGAGTAAATTATGATAACCTGATCCTGGCCAAACAATATCAGAGCCTACTTTTTGATTTATTTCCACAATCGTTTTCGCCGCTTCCTCAGGTACGTCTAACCCATCTCTAAGAGTTAAACCCTTCTGACGAAAGGCCCATGTCCCACCTGATAATAAAGCTGTTGAAAGAGGATAGCCTTTCAACTTTTCCGTTGTTTTACCACTTACTGTTTGTAAAACAACATTCCGCCTATTCATAGTAGCTCCTCCTTTTTCTGTTTAACTAGCTTACCATTGTAAAATCTAAACATTTAACAAATAATCGATCAAAGTTATCAATCGTTGCCAGCTCCAATACGGCGATATACTCAACAATTTTCCTACTCTCTAATCGAGAGGTTTGATTGAGAAGTAACTCTTGACTACCACTCTTGGAAGTATTGCCCAAAAATTCTATTTTTCCTCTGAACGCCTCAGGCAATAAGCCAATTTCAATTAAACTTTCCGGATTCAAGTGGTAACCGAAAGACCCAGCAATCAGCACCCTATCTACCTCTGCAGCTACTAACCCTTGGTAGTCAAGAAGGGCTTCAATCCCTCCACGTATAGCACCTTTAGCCAACTGTACTTGCCTTACATCTGGCTGGGAAAGGAATACTCCTTCCGCTACGGAAAAGACCATCTTTCCATTAACATTAGTCAGGAAAGTACTTAACTGCCCAGTGATATTCTTATTAAATTTTCCATTCTTACCGATAATTCTTCTTCTCACCATAGCAGCAACAATATCCAATAGACCGCTACCACATATCCCAACAGGTACCTGATCTGCAATACTTTTTACGATACTTTCACCCTCTGAAGTTAGGTCAAACCCCTCTACCGCCCCAGGGGCAGCCCGCATGCCGCAGGAAATATTCATTCCTTCAAAGGCTGGCCCAGCAGCAGTTGAAGTAGCAACAAGTTTTCCATTGGCAGCCAATACAATCTCTCCATTCGTTCCAATATCAATAAACAAGCTAGTACCTTCACTTTTAGACAAACGCGAGACAAGAATACCTGAAGTAATATCACCACCCACATAGGCGGAAATAATCGGTGGTAAATAAGCTTGTGCAATACCTGCAAGGCTAAATCCTAAATCACTCGCTGATAGAGCGTTTCCACCTCGGATAACCGGGGTATATGGATATTTACCGAGAGTGACTGGATTGGTGTTTGTGGCCAAATGCAACATGCAAGTATTTCCACTTAATACCAACTCATAGATATGATTAGAAGAAATGCCAGCCTCTATCGTCACTTGTGCAATCATCTGATTTAGTTCTTCAATAAGGAGTTGATTCATTTCGAATAGACCTTGTTCATTCGAAGCATATCTGATCCGAGATAATACATCTTGCGCCAATCGGCTTTGAGGATTAAGTGCTCCTGCTACTGCAAGTTCTTGACCTGTCAATAGATGAATCAGCGCAACAACAAGAGTCGTTGTTCCAATATCAATAGCCAAACCATAACTATCTTGTTCTGTATCACCTTGTTCGCTAGCAATGAATTGTTCATTGCGATAAACATTAGTTCTACCTGTCTCGGCAATATATTTTTTATTAATCACGCCGTCGATCTCTACAATTGACGCTAAACCCTCATGCTTGATTTGAAGATTCCCATTGTCCTGACGCTCAATAATTTCCACCGTTACATCATTCTGAACATTCGTGTTGCAGGCTAGCACCGTCTCTGGCTGTTCATCAAGTACCGATACTTTTACTTTACACTTACCGCATGTTCCATTGCCGTTACAGGGTGAATCTAGTATCACCCCTGCTTGCCTCGCAGCTGTCAAAATACTTTCACCAGCATGAACGATAATACTTGTCGTCTGCCCAGCGTGGTGAAATGTAACCTTCTTCATCATGTTATCCCTCCTTGACAGCATCAGTCATGGTCTTGATTAATTTTAATGAAGTCGATGTACTTAATCCACAAGCAGGGGAAATAATATCCACCCCATCCTTAACTAAACGACGAGTCTGACTAGCCACCTTTTCAGTTGTTCCAAATTGCAATAGATAGGTACTCACATTGCCCATAGTCGTAATCTTAGGAATATAGGCTTTGAGTTCTCGCAAGTTAACAACCGCATCCGTACTGATCGCATCCGCTCTAATTTCAGATATAAGAGAACGTACAGCATTCATATTTCCACAAATATGAAGCAATATAGGAATATTTTTTTCATGCACGGCATCAACAATGCGGTTAATATAACGAATGGCAAATTCTCGAAACATATTAGGCCCTAAGATTTCACCCGTAGCTGTCGGATCACTAATGGAAATAATTGTAGCGCCATTTGCAATCATTTGCTTAGCAAAACCAATTAATAGATCAGTAACATAATCTAATACCCTATGGCAATCTTTTGGTTTTTTTCGAAATTCTTTCAATAAGGACACTGGATCTACGAGGGAAGCCGCCGTACTAACAGGTCCAGTCAAGTTACCAATAATAGGTATATCAGGATAACGCTTGGCTAGTATCCCCACAGCTTCCACCACTGTTCCAATGCGTCCAGTACCTAACATTTCATTAACATCTCGCATTATGACTTCACTAGCAGTCAGAAAAACTTCTTTAGTAATTTTAGGCTCACAGGCTAATGTACCATAAGTGACTTCACTCCCCAAAATTTCAGCTTCAACCGTCATACAGAACGGGATTCCAATATTCTCAAACCCAGTTTGTTCATAGATAGCAGCAGCAAGGTCAGCCATTAATTGCGGATCACTGTGAGCTTCTGGCAAGGTATGACCTGAATTGTTCATAATCTCAACAGTAGCTGCGTTCATCATTCCCCCCGTACATATCACTGGTGGACGATCTACTTTATCTCCCCTTAGTACTGTAAGTAATCGTTCCTTAGGATTTATCACATTAAATCATCTCCTCTTTTAACTTATTTGCATATTGGAATAAAAAAATATAAAAAAAAGGCTAAAGAAACGGTCTATGCCGTATCTCTAGCCTTCAGTTCTTTGATCAGCTTTAACTCTATAATTTTGATGTAATTATATTATTTTTTACCATTCCTGTCAATCGCTAACAATGCTTTTTCGATTCGATTTAATGCTTCCAGCAATATACTTCGTTGCGTCGCAAGATTAATTCGAGCGAATCCTTCTCCCTGACTACCGAAATTTGCACCAGAATTCAAACCGACTTTTGCTGTATGCACAAGAAAATGCTCTAACTCTTTCGCATTAGTGAAATAGGCGCGAAAATCCAGCCATGCCAAATAAGTCCCTTCTGGCTTATTTACTTTAACTCTAGGTAGTCTTGTTTGGACAAAATCGACTAAAACATCCGCATTTTTTTCAAGATAGGAAAGTAGCGCATCTAGCCATGCATCACCTTCTTGATAAGCAACTTCCGTGGCAAGTACACCAAAGAGATTATTGCGGTTAATATG
This window encodes:
- a CDS encoding ABC transporter ATP-binding protein, which codes for MVTSAAKKIAEGGGALDINQVQKLFIDPTGAQVIALEGVNLDIRPGEFVSLLGPSGCGKSTLLRLIAGLEKPTAGSITLDGEVVEGPHYFRGLVFQDPTLFPWLTIQQNVGVGLDARGIGRQSQREVEEYIGLVGLAGFENSYPYQLSGGMAQRAALARALVNHPKVLLMDEPLGALDAFTRMNMQDELLRIWESRGTTIVFVTHDIDEAIYLSDRIVVMTPRPGKIAKIVDVHIPRPRSRNYPDFVEIRSQILELLHFAGKNKPEYYL
- a CDS encoding ASKHA domain-containing protein, with the protein product MMKKVTFHHAGQTTSIIVHAGESILTAARQAGVILDSPCNGNGTCGKCKVKVSVLDEQPETVLACNTNVQNDVTVEIIERQDNGNLQIKHEGLASIVEIDGVINKKYIAETGRTNVYRNEQFIASEQGDTEQDSYGLAIDIGTTTLVVALIHLLTGQELAVAGALNPQSRLAQDVLSRIRYASNEQGLFEMNQLLIEELNQMIAQVTIEAGISSNHIYELVLSGNTCMLHLATNTNPVTLGKYPYTPVIRGGNALSASDLGFSLAGIAQAYLPPIISAYVGGDITSGILVSRLSKSEGTSLFIDIGTNGEIVLAANGKLVATSTAAGPAFEGMNISCGMRAAPGAVEGFDLTSEGESIVKSIADQVPVGICGSGLLDIVAAMVRRRIIGKNGKFNKNITGQLSTFLTNVNGKMVFSVAEGVFLSQPDVRQVQLAKGAIRGGIEALLDYQGLVAAEVDRVLIAGSFGYHLNPESLIEIGLLPEAFRGKIEFLGNTSKSGSQELLLNQTSRLESRKIVEYIAVLELATIDNFDRLFVKCLDFTMVS
- a CDS encoding DUF2325 domain-containing protein gives rise to the protein MSVMLVGADHLGNIEKNLQMMGIHTIEHVTGRNVSDRKKFKCSLSTALIVIFIDYINHATAKNIKNMAKSQGVPLIFANRSWSSLQDKLAGFNVSELG
- a CDS encoding uroporphyrinogen decarboxylase family protein is translated as MNRRNVVLQTVSGKTTEKLKGYPLSTALLSGGTWAFRQKGLTLRDGLDVPEEAAKTIVEINQKVGSDIVWPGSGYHNLLVEALGGSIKFRPQGNIDVIEPLLHRIADLDSIEIGSLDKNRWIASVRQMIETTDRTAGKEYLVGTSSWGPFTLAGQFLGVEKLMIGLYKDKASIHALLDFASEVCFQYLAPTVARGAAILSIAEPTASGDLISLRHFEEFVAPYLTKVNERLKQLGAVITLHICGNITDRLSVVPHLGVDLLSVDYKVSLRYAKEVLTNKVVLAGNVNPMILRDRSVEEVVVAARECIVEAGEEGKFVLMPGCDIPPSVPLENVQAFIRGAHDYIGDVELQTGSKEE
- a CDS encoding MtaA/CmuA family methyltransferase; translated protein: MINPKERLLTVLRGDKVDRPPVICTGGMMNAATVEIMNNSGHTLPEAHSDPQLMADLAAAIYEQTGFENIGIPFCMTVEAEILGSEVTYGTLACEPKITKEVFLTASEVIMRDVNEMLGTGRIGTVVEAVGILAKRYPDIPIIGNLTGPVSTAASLVDPVSLLKEFRKKPKDCHRVLDYVTDLLIGFAKQMIANGATIISISDPTATGEILGPNMFREFAIRYINRIVDAVHEKNIPILLHICGNMNAVRSLISEIRADAISTDAVVNLRELKAYIPKITTMGNVSTYLLQFGTTEKVASQTRRLVKDGVDIISPACGLSTSTSLKLIKTMTDAVKEG
- a CDS encoding ABC transporter substrate-binding protein — its product is MKKSKLIATSLTCILLLLALLITGCSQSPVATTASTGPKKVKIGYSGGACEAFIFSAFEKGLFKEEGLDVELVKVDFDTLKESLATGKIDASSGMVMKWVKPFEQGVDAVFTSGIHTGCIQILVKENSNIKNITDLKGKVIANNGMGDGPMILASRAMAHAGLDFKKDVQWKAYPASELEGVLNRGEADAIALTDPMAEMVIAKGSGIKLLDTAHDMPYHDEYCCMATISGKLYRTDPATAAAITRGMMKGAKWVQEHQDEAAKLIIDKKYIPGDAGLVARLLKSYNYIPSLDGGEKAVDNAVREMKAIGVLDASTDVEQLKKKIFVRLPGVQ
- a CDS encoding nitrogenase component 1; the protein is MSNFEQKEPPRREHRLHACIASGGTLADMANRKMKCCIPDGERSFSQNSICLLLPALGMMNSIPNSVVLMHGAVGCGSSAHGGNAAVRAGNVHRWGAVKDGVWLSTALDERDVICGGEEKLEEAIREVDRRYSPTIIFVVAGCVPGIIGDDIDSVAQRLQSEVSAKLLPVHCEGFKTKIWATAYDAVYHALGRVMLQETSENIAMEKPKKPTVNLMNVSSMGRIDEVELERLLTALGLNVNIFPVFAKPEKMYAMTHADLSISTCPTHDDYMLTYLKEKYNIPYIIKHMPIGISNTGEWLRGVAEFFGLTNEVEEFIKGEEIELKKALEEFKPLFSGKKVFVSAGEFRALSTAILLAELGFEVVAVRSYHHDEFADTEYEKLAQITAKDFPLNIANCQPFEEANLLRRVKPDIFLGHMNGNATAAKLGVATTVIYNVGLQFVGYQGAYQLARRLHRQLTNPNFNQNISRWVNLPYSKEWYDQDPFTYIKKGEAQGE
- a CDS encoding ABC transporter permease, whose amino-acid sequence is MPNSMITPSTINVPSKQTVVSKSSYGAKWIPMLLPLILTVLLLAEHTLLPNKQPFFQKPYFTWIIALVSILFIVVGFLGNYFPKLQSKFVTKAPLLAAFTGFLIVWDVVTLKLALLPLPYFPSPGMVMAALINEWETLGISALYSLRLLFIGYGLGALLGLPTGVLMGWYPRFHYWVNPVLKMIGPIPATAWIPIAMVAFPNSFSASIFLLVLACWFPITVMTWSGIANVNKAYYEVARSLGASEFYLITRVALPAAMPSIFVGLFMSMGVAFVTLIVGEMLGVKAGLGWFITWAQGWAEFSKVYAALIVMSILFSSIITVLFKVRDKVLVWQKGLIKW